In one Pseudomonas sp. MM211 genomic region, the following are encoded:
- the rpsA gene encoding 30S ribosomal protein S1, whose protein sequence is MSESFAELFEESLKTLDMQPGAIITGIVVDIDGDWVTVHAGLKSEGVIPLEQFFNEQGELTIKVGDEVHVALDAVEDGFGETKLSREKAKRAECWIVLEAAFAAEEVVKGVINGKVKGGFTVDVNGIRAFLPGSLVDVRPVRDTTHLEGKELEFKVIKLDQKRNNVVVSRRSVLEAENSAEREALLESLQEGQQVKGIVKNLTDYGAFVDLGGVDGLLHITDMAWKRIKHPSEIVNVGDEIDVKVLKYDRERNRVSLGLKQLGEDPWVAIKARYPESTRVVARVTNLTDYGCFAELEEGVEGLVHVSEMDWTNKNIHPSKVVQVGDEVEVMVLDIDEERRRISLGIKQCKTNPWEDFSGQFNKGDKISGTIKSITDFGIFIGLDGGIDGLVHLSDISWNEVGEEAVRRFKKGDELETVILSVDPERERISLGIKQLEEDPFSDYVAVNDKGTIIRGIVKEVDAKGAIITLAEGIEATLKASEISRDRVEDARNVLKEGEEVEAKIISVDRKSRLISLSIKSKDVEDEKEAIKEMRSKQEVETSGPTTIGDLIRAQMENQN, encoded by the coding sequence ATGAGCGAAAGCTTTGCAGAACTTTTTGAAGAAAGCCTAAAAACCCTGGACATGCAGCCGGGTGCCATCATCACTGGCATCGTGGTAGACATCGACGGCGACTGGGTTACTGTTCACGCTGGCCTGAAATCCGAGGGCGTTATCCCTCTGGAGCAGTTCTTCAATGAACAAGGCGAGCTGACCATCAAGGTCGGTGACGAAGTTCACGTTGCGCTGGACGCGGTTGAAGATGGCTTTGGTGAAACCAAGCTGTCCCGCGAAAAAGCCAAACGTGCCGAGTGCTGGATCGTCCTGGAAGCAGCTTTCGCCGCTGAGGAAGTGGTCAAGGGCGTTATCAACGGTAAGGTTAAAGGCGGCTTCACTGTCGACGTTAACGGCATCCGTGCGTTCCTGCCAGGTTCCTTGGTCGATGTCCGTCCGGTGCGTGATACCACTCACCTGGAAGGCAAAGAGCTCGAATTCAAAGTCATCAAGCTCGACCAGAAGCGCAACAACGTTGTCGTTTCCCGTCGTAGTGTCCTGGAAGCCGAGAACTCCGCAGAGCGCGAAGCACTGCTGGAATCGCTGCAGGAAGGCCAACAAGTCAAAGGTATCGTCAAGAACCTCACCGACTACGGCGCATTCGTGGATCTGGGTGGCGTCGATGGCCTGCTGCACATCACCGACATGGCCTGGAAGCGTATCAAGCACCCGTCCGAGATCGTCAACGTTGGCGACGAGATCGATGTCAAGGTTCTGAAGTACGATCGCGAGCGTAACCGTGTTTCCTTGGGCCTGAAGCAACTGGGCGAAGACCCATGGGTTGCTATCAAAGCTCGTTACCCGGAAAGCACCCGCGTTGTTGCGCGTGTGACCAACCTGACCGACTACGGCTGCTTCGCAGAGCTGGAAGAAGGCGTGGAAGGCCTGGTACACGTTTCCGAAATGGACTGGACCAACAAGAACATCCACCCGTCGAAAGTCGTTCAGGTTGGCGACGAAGTGGAAGTCATGGTTCTGGACATCGACGAAGAGCGTCGTCGTATCTCCCTGGGTATCAAGCAGTGCAAAACCAACCCATGGGAAGACTTCTCCGGTCAGTTCAACAAGGGTGACAAGATCTCCGGCACCATCAAGTCGATCACCGATTTCGGTATCTTCATTGGTCTGGACGGCGGCATCGACGGCCTGGTTCACCTGTCCGACATCTCCTGGAACGAAGTCGGCGAAGAAGCCGTACGTCGTTTCAAGAAGGGCGACGAGCTGGAAACCGTCATCCTGTCGGTTGACCCAGAGCGCGAGCGCATCTCCCTGGGCATCAAGCAACTGGAAGAAGATCCGTTCTCCGACTACGTTGCAGTCAACGACAAAGGCACCATCATTCGCGGTATCGTCAAAGAAGTTGACGCCAAGGGCGCTATCATCACCCTGGCTGAAGGCATCGAAGCGACACTGAAAGCCTCCGAAATCAGCCGTGACCGCGTTGAAGACGCGCGTAACGTTCTGAAAGAAGGCGAAGAAGTTGAAGCCAAGATCATCAGCGTGGATCGCAAGAGCCGCCTGATCAGCTTGTCGATCAAGTCGAAAGACGTTGAAGACGAGAAAGAAGCAATCAAAGAAATGCGTAGCAAGCAGGAAGTTGAAACTTCCGGTCCGACCACCATTGGTGATCTGATTCGCGCGCAAATGGAAAACCAGAACTAA
- a CDS encoding IS3 family transposase, with product MEPRRFHSSREESRHDRPQAADARAAHQRARAAARSGDTESPFLRGCSGCSEDRLRCVDRKKATRQVLTQRQVEGLSIGRACQFMGISRQAYYKRNRAIDGRTDESGSVARYVSQIRMRLPRVGTRKLHYLLHQQPSPELKVGRDRLFSILAEHRLLVQPKRAYYKTTNSFHRFRRHPNLLKDGPGQVIATAPENVWVADITYLPGQSDPLYLSLVTDAFSRKIVGHHVHQGLHADSVAKAFRAALRKRRKNAPLVHHSDRGIQYCSALYQGLHERYGVRCSMTDGYDCYQNALAERVNGILKAELLPARFESFEQARQLVDEAVRIYNTERPHLALKYKTPDAVHRAF from the coding sequence TTGGAGCCAAGGCGCTTCCATTCGAGCCGAGAGGAGTCGCGTCATGACCGCCCCCAAGCCGCCGACGCCAGAGCAGCGCATCAAAGAGCTCGAGCAGCAGCTCGAAGTGGCGACACAGAAAGCCCATTTCTTCGAGGCTGTAGTGGATGTTCTGAAGACCGACTACGGTGTGTCGATCGTAAAAAAGCGACCCGGCAAGTCCTCACACAAAGGCAAGTCGAAGGGCTGAGTATCGGTAGGGCTTGCCAGTTCATGGGAATCAGTCGTCAGGCCTATTACAAGCGCAACCGAGCGATTGACGGCAGGACGGATGAGTCGGGAAGCGTTGCACGGTACGTTAGCCAGATCCGAATGCGCCTGCCGCGAGTGGGCACCCGCAAACTGCATTACCTCCTGCACCAACAACCGAGCCCTGAGCTGAAGGTTGGTCGTGATCGTCTCTTCAGTATCTTGGCCGAGCATCGTCTACTGGTGCAGCCCAAGCGTGCGTATTACAAGACCACGAACAGCTTTCACCGGTTTCGTCGGCATCCCAACCTGCTCAAGGACGGGCCTGGGCAGGTGATTGCAACCGCGCCCGAGAATGTCTGGGTTGCTGACATCACCTACCTTCCCGGCCAGAGTGACCCACTGTACTTGAGCCTGGTCACAGACGCTTTCTCGCGCAAGATAGTGGGCCATCACGTCCATCAGGGGCTGCACGCAGACTCCGTTGCCAAAGCCTTCAGGGCGGCGCTGCGCAAGCGCCGAAAAAACGCCCCACTTGTGCATCACTCAGATCGGGGGATCCAGTACTGCTCAGCACTTTACCAAGGGCTACACGAGCGCTATGGGGTGCGCTGCTCGATGACGGATGGCTATGACTGCTACCAGAACGCACTGGCTGAGCGAGTCAATGGGATTTTGAAGGCGGAGCTTTTACCTGCGCGCTTTGAGAGCTTCGAGCAGGCACGGCAATTAGTGGATGAGGCGGTGCGGATTTATAACACCGAGCGACCTCACTTAGCGCTTAAATACAAAACGCCCGATGCAGTGCATCGGGCGTTTTGA
- the cmk gene encoding (d)CMP kinase — MSLNAPIITIDGPSGSGKGTVAGLLAKQLGWNLLDSGALYRLLAFSARNHGVDLSNEESLKLLAAHLDVQFLAAGDGKPQRIILEGEEVTDAIRNEQIGAGASQVAALPAVRDALLQRQRAFNEAPGLVADGRDMGTVVFPEAPLKVFLTASAEERANRRYLQLKAKGDNVNLASLLDEIRARDERDTQRAVAPLKPAADAIQLDSTELSIEQVLERILSEVANRDLAG; from the coding sequence ATGAGCCTCAATGCACCGATCATTACTATTGATGGGCCTAGTGGCTCGGGGAAGGGCACGGTTGCTGGCCTGCTGGCCAAGCAACTGGGCTGGAATCTGCTGGATTCCGGCGCGCTGTATCGCCTGCTGGCGTTCTCCGCACGCAATCACGGTGTCGACCTGAGCAACGAAGAATCGCTGAAGCTGTTGGCCGCGCACCTCGATGTGCAGTTCCTCGCTGCAGGTGATGGCAAGCCGCAGCGCATCATCCTCGAAGGCGAGGAGGTGACCGACGCCATCCGTAACGAGCAGATCGGTGCCGGTGCTTCCCAGGTCGCGGCACTGCCAGCAGTGCGTGATGCGCTGCTGCAGCGCCAGCGCGCCTTCAACGAGGCGCCGGGCCTGGTGGCCGATGGTCGTGATATGGGCACCGTGGTGTTTCCAGAGGCGCCGCTGAAGGTTTTCCTGACCGCCAGCGCCGAGGAACGGGCCAATCGACGTTACCTGCAGTTGAAGGCGAAGGGAGATAATGTTAATCTCGCGAGTCTTCTTGATGAGATTCGGGCGCGCGATGAGCGCGATACCCAGCGCGCAGTGGCTCCGCTCAAGCCGGCAGCCGATGCAATCCAGCTGGATTCCACCGAATTATCTATCGAGCAGGTGCTTGAAAGAATCCTGAGCGAAGTCGCCAATCGCGACCTCGCCGGTTGA